The Flavobacterium johnsoniae genomic sequence CTACATATGTTCCAGAACTTAGTCCTGTAAAAACGGGATCATTTGTAAATTGTGTATTGTCCCCAGGAACTGGAGAAATGACTGCACCCGATCTCAAAAGCTGATACTGTGGTGTTGCTCCTAATCCTGTACTGCTAGAGGTTACAATACCGCTGTTTTGGCAGCCTGTATTACTGGCTGAAACAGAAACGGTTTGCGAAATCACCTTATTACTAATGAAAGTCAGGAATAGCAACGTTAAAATTAGAGTAATTTTTGTTCTCATATTTGTTTTTGTTTTATCCAACAATTGTTAAGGTGAAACAATAATCAACCTTCTGAAGATTAACTTTCAATAACAATTGTTTTTTTTAATTTTCTAAAAATAATACGATGTGGTTCTCATATTTTTCGGGCGCAAAAGTATAATATGAATACTTTTTAAGTTTCCCCTAAAAGTTTAAAAAACAACATAATAGAGCATTTTTAATCAGAAATACTCAATTATAATCGATTTTAGTTAATCTTAATTATTTTCAAAATTCCTTAAATTATAAAGGCTTGTAGAAGTTGCAGGATAAACTCTGGAATAGGTTTATCTGCTGAAAATTTTGATTTAGAAAGAAAGTGTTTTTCTAGCGTATATGAGTTTTACGAATATAAAGATACTGAATTTCAACACATTAACAATAAAAATTACAAAAAACTGATATTATTGTAAAATGGCTCTTCAAAAATTCAGATAATGGCAAAATGATACAAATAAAAAAAGCACTAGTAATAAAATTATTACTAGTGCTTTTAAATTACGATATTTAAGATATATCTATTTTATTCCTTTTTTAAGTTTCTCCAATGAAGATTCTTTTGACTGTTTAATCTGGCTAACAAAAATCTGGGCAATTTCTGTTGCTCCTTTTAGAGATAAATGTGTGTCGTCTGCTTTTTCTTTATCATAAAAAGCATTTTCTCCTGCTTTAAAATGCAGATGCAACTCTTTTGACTTTTCAGATCCATAAGATTGCTCAAGAAGTTCAGTATAATATTCCATATCAACAAAAGGCACATTGTACTCTTGAGCAACCAATCGGGTTTCTAAAGGGTAATCGCCGTGAGTGGGAACCAAAACTCCTTTCTCGTTAAAATTACGTCTTGAAATAGAAGTCAATAAAATTGGTATGGCTCCTTTTTCTCTGCTTTCTTTTACAAATTTTATTAAATTATATCTGTATGCCGTATGCGGATTAGTATAACGACTCGGATCTTCTATTTTCTCATCATTATGTCCAAATTCAATTAAAACATAATCTCCTTTTTTTAATTGTTTATATATAGAATCCCAACGTTTTTCGTTGATAAAACTTCGAGTGCTTCTGCCATTTACAGCTTTATTTATCACTACAATATTATCATTAAAAAACGACTGCAATACCTGCGCCCATCCATGTTCTGGATTTTTTTCTGGATCTTTTTTATTTGCCATCGTAGAGTCGCCAATACAATAAACTGATGTTTTTTGTGCGAAACAAAATGTGGTGATAAGAAATGTTAGTAGAATATATTTTTTCATTTTTTGGCTGTTTGTTGTTTGGTTGTT encodes the following:
- a CDS encoding rhamnogalacturonan acetylesterase, which gives rise to MKKYILLTFLITTFCFAQKTSVYCIGDSTMANKKDPEKNPEHGWAQVLQSFFNDNIVVINKAVNGRSTRSFINEKRWDSIYKQLKKGDYVLIEFGHNDEKIEDPSRYTNPHTAYRYNLIKFVKESREKGAIPILLTSISRRNFNEKGVLVPTHGDYPLETRLVAQEYNVPFVDMEYYTELLEQSYGSEKSKELHLHFKAGENAFYDKEKADDTHLSLKGATEIAQIFVSQIKQSKESSLEKLKKGIK